A DNA window from Coffea arabica cultivar ET-39 chromosome 6c, Coffea Arabica ET-39 HiFi, whole genome shotgun sequence contains the following coding sequences:
- the LOC113693809 gene encoding uncharacterized protein isoform X1, whose translation MVGGGNKKDDLVMSNNNVFAALGSLRKKKKSAGSSDKDGKSKSSSSSSSKKQEPKVEPEPQVFWSPAPLTNKSWADVDDEDDDDYYATNAPPQSVWGGASGAAEELHTLPKESSTPVEESESEEEGIDEVDDDNEDEHEHESEVPVEKEPVTKKPAEVLAPKESERQLSKKELKKKELAELEAMLAQFGCNKPDEEDASQEVGVSLCGTALDGVHDKKVEAVNEEVNKKENTAPGESKSAKKKKKKDKLSKESKEEQDQAVGVEVGSGTDGNVRTEELEDEPVDVKEKIKKVASMKKKKSSKEMDAAAKAAASEAAARSARLAAAKKKERSHYNQHPQR comes from the exons ATGGTAGGAGGCGGAAACAAGAAGGACGATTTAGTGATGAGCAACAATAACGTTTTTGCTGCTTTGGGAAGTttaaggaagaagaagaagtctGCCGGCTCATCGGATAAGGATGGGAAGAGCAAGAGCTCTTCTTCGTCTTCTTCTAAGAAGCAGGAACCAAAGGTGGAGCCCGAGCCTCAGGTTTTCTGGTCGCCAGCACCTTTGACGAACAAATCCTGGGCTGACGTGGACGACGAGGATGATGATGATTATTATGCCACCAACGCGCCCCCTCAGTCTGTTTGGGGCGGTGCCTCTGGTGCCGCCGAGGAACTGCACACCTTGCCTAAGGAGAGCTCCACTCCTGTCGAG GAAAGTGAAAGTGAAGAAGAAGGTATTGATGAAGTGGATGATGATAACGAGGATGAACATGAGCATGAATCTGAGGTACCGGTAGAGAAAGAGCCTGTAACTAAGAAGCCTGCAGAAGTTCTGGCACCTAAGGAGTCAGAAAGGCAGTTGTCaaagaaagaattgaagaagaaggaattggctGAGCTTGAAGCAATGCTCGCTCAATTTGGATGTAACAAGCCTGACGAAGAAGATGCATCCCAAG AAGTTGGAGTGTCATTGTGCGGTACAGCATTAGATG GCGTTCATGATAAGAAGGTGGAGGCTGTGAATGAGGAGGTGAATAAGAAGGAGAACACTGCTCCAGGCGAGAGCAAGAgtgcaaaaaagaagaaaaagaaggataaaTTGTCAAAGGAGTCCAAAGAAGAACAGGATCAGGCTGTGGGTGTTGAGGTTGGAAGTGGAACTGATGGGAACGTCAGGACTGAGGAGTTAGAAGATGAACCTGTAGATGTGAAAGAGAAGATAAAGAAGGTAGCatcaatgaagaagaaaaagtctAGCAAGGAAATGGATGCTGCTGCCAAAGCGGCGGCTAGTGAGGCTGCTGCAAGGAGTGCAAGACTAGCTGCAGCAAAGAAGAAGGAGAGGAGTCACTACAACCAGCACCCCCAGCGGTAG
- the LOC113693809 gene encoding uncharacterized protein isoform X4, with product MVGGGNKKDDLVMSNNNVFAALGSLRKKKKSAGSSDKDGKSKSSSSSSSKKQEPKVEPEPQVFWSPAPLTNKSWADVDDEDDDDYYATNAPPQSVWGGASGAAEELHTLPKESSTPVEESESEEEGIDEVDDDNEDEHEHESEVPVEKEPVTKKPAEVLAPKESERQLSKKELKKKELAELEAMLAQFGCNKPDEEDASQVGVSLCGVHDKKVEAVNEEVNKKENTAPGESKSAKKKKKKDKLSKESKEEQDQAVGVEVGSGTDGNVRTEELEDEPVDVKEKIKKVASMKKKKSSKEMDAAAKAAASEAAARSARLAAAKKKERSHYNQHPQR from the exons ATGGTAGGAGGCGGAAACAAGAAGGACGATTTAGTGATGAGCAACAATAACGTTTTTGCTGCTTTGGGAAGTttaaggaagaagaagaagtctGCCGGCTCATCGGATAAGGATGGGAAGAGCAAGAGCTCTTCTTCGTCTTCTTCTAAGAAGCAGGAACCAAAGGTGGAGCCCGAGCCTCAGGTTTTCTGGTCGCCAGCACCTTTGACGAACAAATCCTGGGCTGACGTGGACGACGAGGATGATGATGATTATTATGCCACCAACGCGCCCCCTCAGTCTGTTTGGGGCGGTGCCTCTGGTGCCGCCGAGGAACTGCACACCTTGCCTAAGGAGAGCTCCACTCCTGTCGAG GAAAGTGAAAGTGAAGAAGAAGGTATTGATGAAGTGGATGATGATAACGAGGATGAACATGAGCATGAATCTGAGGTACCGGTAGAGAAAGAGCCTGTAACTAAGAAGCCTGCAGAAGTTCTGGCACCTAAGGAGTCAGAAAGGCAGTTGTCaaagaaagaattgaagaagaaggaattggctGAGCTTGAAGCAATGCTCGCTCAATTTGGATGTAACAAGCCTGACGAAGAAGATGCATCCCAAG TTGGAGTGTCATTGTGCG GCGTTCATGATAAGAAGGTGGAGGCTGTGAATGAGGAGGTGAATAAGAAGGAGAACACTGCTCCAGGCGAGAGCAAGAgtgcaaaaaagaagaaaaagaaggataaaTTGTCAAAGGAGTCCAAAGAAGAACAGGATCAGGCTGTGGGTGTTGAGGTTGGAAGTGGAACTGATGGGAACGTCAGGACTGAGGAGTTAGAAGATGAACCTGTAGATGTGAAAGAGAAGATAAAGAAGGTAGCatcaatgaagaagaaaaagtctAGCAAGGAAATGGATGCTGCTGCCAAAGCGGCGGCTAGTGAGGCTGCTGCAAGGAGTGCAAGACTAGCTGCAGCAAAGAAGAAGGAGAGGAGTCACTACAACCAGCACCCCCAGCGGTAG
- the LOC113693809 gene encoding uncharacterized protein isoform X2 gives MVGGGNKKDDLVMSNNNVFAALGSLRKKKKSAGSSDKDGKSKSSSSSSSKKQEPKVEPEPQVFWSPAPLTNKSWADVDDEDDDDYYATNAPPQSVWGGASGAAEELHTLPKESSTPVEESESEEEGIDEVDDDNEDEHEHESEVPVEKEPVTKKPAEVLAPKESERQLSKKELKKKELAELEAMLAQFGCNKPDEEDASQVGVSLCGTALDGVHDKKVEAVNEEVNKKENTAPGESKSAKKKKKKDKLSKESKEEQDQAVGVEVGSGTDGNVRTEELEDEPVDVKEKIKKVASMKKKKSSKEMDAAAKAAASEAAARSARLAAAKKKERSHYNQHPQR, from the exons ATGGTAGGAGGCGGAAACAAGAAGGACGATTTAGTGATGAGCAACAATAACGTTTTTGCTGCTTTGGGAAGTttaaggaagaagaagaagtctGCCGGCTCATCGGATAAGGATGGGAAGAGCAAGAGCTCTTCTTCGTCTTCTTCTAAGAAGCAGGAACCAAAGGTGGAGCCCGAGCCTCAGGTTTTCTGGTCGCCAGCACCTTTGACGAACAAATCCTGGGCTGACGTGGACGACGAGGATGATGATGATTATTATGCCACCAACGCGCCCCCTCAGTCTGTTTGGGGCGGTGCCTCTGGTGCCGCCGAGGAACTGCACACCTTGCCTAAGGAGAGCTCCACTCCTGTCGAG GAAAGTGAAAGTGAAGAAGAAGGTATTGATGAAGTGGATGATGATAACGAGGATGAACATGAGCATGAATCTGAGGTACCGGTAGAGAAAGAGCCTGTAACTAAGAAGCCTGCAGAAGTTCTGGCACCTAAGGAGTCAGAAAGGCAGTTGTCaaagaaagaattgaagaagaaggaattggctGAGCTTGAAGCAATGCTCGCTCAATTTGGATGTAACAAGCCTGACGAAGAAGATGCATCCCAAG TTGGAGTGTCATTGTGCGGTACAGCATTAGATG GCGTTCATGATAAGAAGGTGGAGGCTGTGAATGAGGAGGTGAATAAGAAGGAGAACACTGCTCCAGGCGAGAGCAAGAgtgcaaaaaagaagaaaaagaaggataaaTTGTCAAAGGAGTCCAAAGAAGAACAGGATCAGGCTGTGGGTGTTGAGGTTGGAAGTGGAACTGATGGGAACGTCAGGACTGAGGAGTTAGAAGATGAACCTGTAGATGTGAAAGAGAAGATAAAGAAGGTAGCatcaatgaagaagaaaaagtctAGCAAGGAAATGGATGCTGCTGCCAAAGCGGCGGCTAGTGAGGCTGCTGCAAGGAGTGCAAGACTAGCTGCAGCAAAGAAGAAGGAGAGGAGTCACTACAACCAGCACCCCCAGCGGTAG
- the LOC113694135 gene encoding E3 ubiquitin-protein ligase At1g63170, translating into MAVTSQETGRENPTDRFPLLMEQAENRESNDHVIDIGRVGDASSSDSSDHGSPCGLTTPHHETGPSGRGQVPLTQSPSVSNGSNFRSSSLSRRGEGLGRRWSPFNTVLWISLELVFTVGQIIAALVVLYLSRRENPQTPLFAWVVGYAAGCALSLPLYYWRYIHSNQITDQRSTQSRQGSRRANLTSEPNSYITISLTRSSEEAAGQNTSTGAWNGQNNGAPNARVSVLMDHFKMALDCFFAVWFVVGNVWIFGGHSSSSDAPNLYRLCLVFLTFSCIGYAMPFILCGMICCCLPCIIHILGVREDMNGVRGATEESINALPKHKFKLKRNRSSSSGDSSSGFEEGGFLAAGTEKERAISGEDAVCCICLTKYEDDDELRELPCSHFFHTECVDKWLKINASCPLCKFEIGGGGGAEDAAPVEASQEDQGA; encoded by the exons ATGGCTGTTACCTCTCAAGAGACCGGTCGAGAAAATCCCACTGATAGATTTCCTTTGCTCATGGAGCAGGCAGAGAATCGTGAAAGTAATGATCATGTTATTGATATTGGACGGGTTGGTGATGCTTCCTCTTCAGACtcatctgatcatggttctccTTGTGGTTTGACTACACCACATCATGAAACAGGACCCTCAGGTCGGGGTCAAGTGCCTTTGACTCAGTCACCCTCAGTGTCTAATGGTTCCAACTTTAGGAGCTCTTCACTTTCACGGCGAGGTGAAGGTTTGGGGCGTCGATGGAGTCCATTCAATACGGTGTTGTGGATTTCCCTTGAGCTAGTATTCACTGTTGGCCAAATTATTGCAGCACTGGTTGTTCTATATTTGTCAAGACGTGAGAATCCACAAACTCCATTGTTTGCTTGGGTTGTTGGTTATGCTGCTGGTTGTGCATTAAGCCTCCCTCTCTATTACTGGCGCTATATTCATAGTAATCAGATCACTGATCAAAGGTCCACTCAATCACGTCAAGGCTCGAGACGAGCCAATTTGACATCAGAACCCAATTCTTACATAACCATCTCACTAACTAGGTCTTCAGAAGAGGCAGCTGGCCAGAATACATCTACAGGCGCTTGGAATGGTCAGAATAATGGCGCTCCCAATGCTAG GGTCAGTGTACTGATGGACCACTTCAAAATGGCCTTGGATTGCTTTTTTGCAGTTTGGTTTGTTGTTGGTAATGTTTGGATATTTGGAGGGCATTCATCTTCTTCTGATGCCCCAAATTTGTATAG GTTATGTTTGGTGTTTCTTACCTTTAGTTGTATTGGCTATGCCATGCCTTTCATTTTGTGTGGAATGATATGCTGCTGTCTTCCATGCATCATTCATATTCTTGGTGTACGTGAGGATATGAATGGAGTGAGAGGAGCCACTGAAGAGTCTATTAATGCTTTGCCCAAACATAAGTTTAAGCTAAAGAGGAATCGAAGTAGCAGCAGTGGAGACAGCAGTTCTGGATTTGAGGAAGGTGGGTTTCTAGCTGCCGGAACAGAAAAGGAGCGTGCCATCTCAGGGGAAGATGCT GTTTGTTGTATCTGCTTGACAAAATATGAGGACGATGATGAGTTGAGAGAGCTTCCCTGCTCTCATTTCTTCCACACAGAATGTGTGGATAAGTGGCTTAAGATAAATGCATCGTGCCCCCTCTGCAAATTTGAaattggtggtggtggtggtgctgAGGATGCAGCACCTGTAGAAGCCAGCCAGGAAGATCAAGGAGCATGA
- the LOC113693809 gene encoding uncharacterized protein isoform X3, with product MVGGGNKKDDLVMSNNNVFAALGSLRKKKKSAGSSDKDGKSKSSSSSSSKKQEPKVEPEPQVFWSPAPLTNKSWADVDDEDDDDYYATNAPPQSVWGGASGAAEELHTLPKESSTPVEESESEEEGIDEVDDDNEDEHEHESEVPVEKEPVTKKPAEVLAPKESERQLSKKELKKKELAELEAMLAQFGCNKPDEEDASQEVGVSLCGVHDKKVEAVNEEVNKKENTAPGESKSAKKKKKKDKLSKESKEEQDQAVGVEVGSGTDGNVRTEELEDEPVDVKEKIKKVASMKKKKSSKEMDAAAKAAASEAAARSARLAAAKKKERSHYNQHPQR from the exons ATGGTAGGAGGCGGAAACAAGAAGGACGATTTAGTGATGAGCAACAATAACGTTTTTGCTGCTTTGGGAAGTttaaggaagaagaagaagtctGCCGGCTCATCGGATAAGGATGGGAAGAGCAAGAGCTCTTCTTCGTCTTCTTCTAAGAAGCAGGAACCAAAGGTGGAGCCCGAGCCTCAGGTTTTCTGGTCGCCAGCACCTTTGACGAACAAATCCTGGGCTGACGTGGACGACGAGGATGATGATGATTATTATGCCACCAACGCGCCCCCTCAGTCTGTTTGGGGCGGTGCCTCTGGTGCCGCCGAGGAACTGCACACCTTGCCTAAGGAGAGCTCCACTCCTGTCGAG GAAAGTGAAAGTGAAGAAGAAGGTATTGATGAAGTGGATGATGATAACGAGGATGAACATGAGCATGAATCTGAGGTACCGGTAGAGAAAGAGCCTGTAACTAAGAAGCCTGCAGAAGTTCTGGCACCTAAGGAGTCAGAAAGGCAGTTGTCaaagaaagaattgaagaagaaggaattggctGAGCTTGAAGCAATGCTCGCTCAATTTGGATGTAACAAGCCTGACGAAGAAGATGCATCCCAAG AAGTTGGAGTGTCATTGTGCG GCGTTCATGATAAGAAGGTGGAGGCTGTGAATGAGGAGGTGAATAAGAAGGAGAACACTGCTCCAGGCGAGAGCAAGAgtgcaaaaaagaagaaaaagaaggataaaTTGTCAAAGGAGTCCAAAGAAGAACAGGATCAGGCTGTGGGTGTTGAGGTTGGAAGTGGAACTGATGGGAACGTCAGGACTGAGGAGTTAGAAGATGAACCTGTAGATGTGAAAGAGAAGATAAAGAAGGTAGCatcaatgaagaagaaaaagtctAGCAAGGAAATGGATGCTGCTGCCAAAGCGGCGGCTAGTGAGGCTGCTGCAAGGAGTGCAAGACTAGCTGCAGCAAAGAAGAAGGAGAGGAGTCACTACAACCAGCACCCCCAGCGGTAG
- the LOC113693809 gene encoding uncharacterized protein isoform X5, whose amino-acid sequence MVGGGNKKDDLVMSNNNVFAALGSLRKKKKSAGSSDKDGKSKSSSSSSSKKQEPKVEPEPQVFWSPAPLTNKSWADVDDEDDDDYYATNAPPQSVWGGASGAAEELHTLPKESSTPVEESESEEEGIDEVDDDNEDEHEHESEVPVEKEPVTKKPAEVLAPKESERQLSKKELKKKELAELEAMLAQFGCNKPDEEDASQGVHDKKVEAVNEEVNKKENTAPGESKSAKKKKKKDKLSKESKEEQDQAVGVEVGSGTDGNVRTEELEDEPVDVKEKIKKVASMKKKKSSKEMDAAAKAAASEAAARSARLAAAKKKERSHYNQHPQR is encoded by the exons ATGGTAGGAGGCGGAAACAAGAAGGACGATTTAGTGATGAGCAACAATAACGTTTTTGCTGCTTTGGGAAGTttaaggaagaagaagaagtctGCCGGCTCATCGGATAAGGATGGGAAGAGCAAGAGCTCTTCTTCGTCTTCTTCTAAGAAGCAGGAACCAAAGGTGGAGCCCGAGCCTCAGGTTTTCTGGTCGCCAGCACCTTTGACGAACAAATCCTGGGCTGACGTGGACGACGAGGATGATGATGATTATTATGCCACCAACGCGCCCCCTCAGTCTGTTTGGGGCGGTGCCTCTGGTGCCGCCGAGGAACTGCACACCTTGCCTAAGGAGAGCTCCACTCCTGTCGAG GAAAGTGAAAGTGAAGAAGAAGGTATTGATGAAGTGGATGATGATAACGAGGATGAACATGAGCATGAATCTGAGGTACCGGTAGAGAAAGAGCCTGTAACTAAGAAGCCTGCAGAAGTTCTGGCACCTAAGGAGTCAGAAAGGCAGTTGTCaaagaaagaattgaagaagaaggaattggctGAGCTTGAAGCAATGCTCGCTCAATTTGGATGTAACAAGCCTGACGAAGAAGATGCATCCCAAG GCGTTCATGATAAGAAGGTGGAGGCTGTGAATGAGGAGGTGAATAAGAAGGAGAACACTGCTCCAGGCGAGAGCAAGAgtgcaaaaaagaagaaaaagaaggataaaTTGTCAAAGGAGTCCAAAGAAGAACAGGATCAGGCTGTGGGTGTTGAGGTTGGAAGTGGAACTGATGGGAACGTCAGGACTGAGGAGTTAGAAGATGAACCTGTAGATGTGAAAGAGAAGATAAAGAAGGTAGCatcaatgaagaagaaaaagtctAGCAAGGAAATGGATGCTGCTGCCAAAGCGGCGGCTAGTGAGGCTGCTGCAAGGAGTGCAAGACTAGCTGCAGCAAAGAAGAAGGAGAGGAGTCACTACAACCAGCACCCCCAGCGGTAG
- the LOC113692592 gene encoding omega-hydroxypalmitate O-feruloyl transferase-like: MAPGVEELQFPHLRIPVSIKSISPVLPACPVPAADGDTLYLSNLDDAIGVRVFTPTVYFYRSNSQKPVASVLRDALASVLVPYFPFSGRLREAKNGKLEVFFGPQQGALFIEAQTDMSLADLGDVTVPNPAWTALIYKFPDEEQYKVIDMPLVIAQATQFSCGGFSLGLRMCHCLSDGVGAMQFLSAWAATAKAGSLVVNPRPCWDREHFRPRNPPKVQFPHTEYKRILDGSTLTKSLWEVKPIQKCYRISGDYQARLKTLAQAGGDLPCTTFDAMAAHVWRSFVQALDVKPPDFELRLTFSVNARPKLQNQPLSDGFYGNVLCVACATSTVHGLVNGCLSDAAWLIRQARLDVSEEYLRSTIDYIEVDRPMNLEFGGKLTITQWTRFSIYDCTDFGWGRPIYAGPIDLTPTPQVCVFLPEGGAESEGAMLLCICLPESASRRFGELLSLKEIPLTAREVKASQGGKC; this comes from the coding sequence ATGGCTCCAGGGGTTGAAGAGCTGCAATTTCCTCATCTTAGGATTCCGGTATCCATAAAATCCATTTCTCCTGTCCTCCCCGCATGTCCCGTCCCAGCAGCCGACGGCGATACCCTTTACCTCTCGAATCTTGATGACGCGATTGGTGTGCGAGTTTTTACTCCTACCGTCTACTTTTACCGATCAAACAGCCAGAAACCGGTCGCGTCGGTTCTCAGAGATGCTCTGGCAAGCGTTTTAGTGCCTTACTTCCCCTTCTCAGGTAGGCTTAGGGAGGCGAAAAATGGGAAGTTGGAAGTGTTTTTTGGACCTCAACAAGGTGCACTTTTCATTGAAGCTCAAACGGATATGTCCTTAGCCGATCTTGGAGACGTGACCGTGCCAAACCCTGCATGGACGGCATTGATCTACAAGTTCCCTGATGAAGAGCAGTACAAAGTCATCGACATGCCGTTAGTCATAGCACAAGCGACTCAATTTAGCTGCGGTGGCTTTAGTCTTGGGCTGAGGATGTGCCATTGTCTCTCCGACGGTGTTGGAGCTATGCAGTTCCTGAGTGCGTGGGCTGCGACTGCGAAAGCCGGCTCATTGGTTGTAAATCCCAGGCCTTGTTGGGATCGTGAACATTTTCGGCCCCGCAATCCTCCTAAGGTTCAATTTCCGCATACGGAGTACAAGAGAATTCTCGATGGCTCAACGCTGACGAAGAGCCTGTGGGAAGTTAAGCCCATTCAGAAATGTTATCGGATTAGCGGCGATTATCAAGCCCGTTTGAAGACCTTGGCTCAAGCGGGAGGGGATTTGCCATGCACCACATTTGATGCCATGGCAGCCCATGTGTGGAGATCCTTTGTGCAAGCATTGGATGTGAAGCCTCCGGATTTTGAGCTGCGCCTGACATTTTCCGTCAATGCAAGGCCGAAGCTCCAAAATCAGCCGCTGAGTGATGGTTTTTACGGCAATGTACTGTGCGTAGCATGTGCCACGAGCACCGTCCACGGACTTGTTAACGGATGCCTGTCGGACGCAGCCTGGCTGATTCGCCAGGCTCGGTTGGATGTTTCCGAGGAATATTTGAGATCGACAATTGACTACATCGAAGTTGATAGGCCCATGAACTTGGAATTCGGAGGAAAGCTGACAATAACACAATGGACTCGGTTTTCGATTTACGACTGTACTGATTTTGGGTGGGGAAGGCCCATTTACGCCGGTCCAATAGACTTAACTCCAACGCCTCAGGTGTGCGTTTTCTTGCCCGAGGGAGGAGCTGAATCGGAGGGTGCCATGCTATTGTGCATCTGTTTGCCGGAATCGGCTTCGCGCAGATTCGGGGAACTTTTATCGCTCAAGGAGATTCCATTAACGGCTCGTGAAGTGAAAGCCAGCCAAGGTGGTAAGTGTTAA